One stretch of Castor canadensis chromosome 14, mCasCan1.hap1v2, whole genome shotgun sequence DNA includes these proteins:
- the LOC109676069 gene encoding putative olfactory receptor 7A2 yields the protein MNYSRISEFLLLGISEDPLLQPILFGLFLSMYLVTVLGNLLIILAMISDSHLRTPMYFFHCHLCFVDICLTSTTVPKLLLNMQTQSKIITYAGCITQMNFFLLFSVLDIFLLTVMAYDHFVAICQPLQYTVIMNPQHCVLLVLVSWMVNVLHSFLQSLMVLQLTFCTDVEIPHFFCELNQVVNHACSDTFLNDVMIYLAAVLLACCPLACILYSYFKIFSSIRAISSAQGKYKAFSTCASHLSVVSLFYSASLGVYLSSPVTQNTQSTAGASVVYSVVTPMLNPFIYSLRNRDIKIALKRYFQVEIIKMSLVTTLKK from the coding sequence ATGAACTACTcaagaatttcagaatttctcCTTCTGGGAATTTCAGAAGACCCCCTGTTGCAGCCCATCCTCTTTGGACTGTTCTTGTCCATGTACTTGGTCACTGTGTTAGGGAATCTGCTCATCATCCTGGCCATGATATCAGATTCCCACCTGCGCACACCCATGTATTTCTTTCATTGCCACCTGTGCTTTGTGGACATCTGTTTAACATCCACAACTGTTCCAAAGTTGTTGCTGAATATGCAGACACAGAGTAAGATCATCACTTATGCAGGATGCATCACACAAATGAactttttcctgctcttttcagTTTTGGACATCTTTCTGttgactgtgatggcctatgaccatTTTGTTGCCATTTGTCAACCCCTGCAAtacacagtcatcatgaaccCTCAGCACTGTGTGTTGCTGGTTCTGGTGTCTTGGATGGTGAATGTCCTACACTCCTTCTTACAAAGCTTAATGGTGTTGCAGCTGACCTTCTGTACAGACGTGGAAATCCCacactttttctgtgaacttaATCAAGTCGTCAACCATGCCTGTTCTGACACCTTTCTTAATGATGTGATGATTTATTTGGCTGCTGTGCTACTGGCTTGCTGCCCCCTTGCCTGCATCCTGTACTCTTACTTCAAGATCTTTTCCTCCATCCGTGCAATCTCATCAGCTCAGGGTAAGTACAAGGCATTTTCCACCTGTGCATCTCACCTCTCAGTGGTCTCCTTATTTTATAGTGCAAGCTTAGGCGTGTACCTCAGCTCTCCTGTGACTCAAAACACACAATCAACAGCAGGAGCCTCAGTGGTGTACAGTGTGGTGacccccatgctgaaccccttcatctacagtCTGAGGAACAGAGACATCAAGATTGCTCTGAAAAGATATTTTCaggtagaaataataaaaatgtcccTTGTAACAACACTGAAAAAATAA